The Kluyveromyces lactis strain NRRL Y-1140 chromosome B complete sequence genome contains a region encoding:
- the HAM1 gene encoding nucleoside triphosphate pyrophosphohydrolase HAM1 (similar to uniprot|P47119 Saccharomyces cerevisiae YJR069C HAM1 Protein of unknown function that is involved in DNA repair mutant is sensitive to the base analog 6-N-hydroxylaminopurine while gene disruption does not increase the rate of spontaneous mutagenesis), whose amino-acid sequence MPKPEIVFVTGNANKLREVSMILGGDASPFTLVNEPLDLEELQGADLQEIALAKLQQAVHALGPGRPVFVEDTALSFDEFNGLPGAYIKWFIKSMGLAKVVKMLDSFENKGAYAITTIAYADSKGQLHVFQGKTHGTIVDSRGHTNFGWDSIFQPDESQNNETYAEMAKEDKNKISQRGRAFAQLKEYLYNTGI is encoded by the coding sequence ATGCCTAAGCCAGAAATCGTCTTTGTCACAGGAAATGCCAACAAGCTCAGAGAAGTGAGCATGATTCTCGGTGGGGACGCATCTCCCTTCACACTTGTGAACGAACCATTAGATTTAGAAGAACTTCAAGGTGCCGATCTGCAAGAAATTGCCCTTGCTAAATTGCAACAAGCGGTCCACGCATTGGGGCCCGGTAGACCAGTGTTCGTCGAGGATACTGCACTCTCATTCGACGAATTCAATGGGTTGCCAGGTGCGTACATCAAATGGTTCATCAAATCGATGGGGCTTGCCAAAGTCGTGAAAATGCTCGATTCATTCGAGAATAAAGGCGCATACGCGATCACTACGATCGCATACGCTGACTCTAAGGGCCAATTACACGTATTCCAAGGTAAGACTCACGGAACCATCGTTGACAGTAGAGGTCACACCAATTTCGGTTGGGATTCCATCTTCCAACCGGATGAATCACAAAACAACGAAACGTATGCCGAAATGGCTAAAGAagacaagaacaaaatctCTCAGCGTGGCAGAGCATTCGcccaattgaaagaatatctATACAACACTGGTATATAA
- the ADD66 gene encoding Add66p (similar to uniprot|P36040 Saccharomyces cerevisiae YKL206C), giving the protein MSTLLLPLVSTGNVSQLCVDLVLHSESDEFTFVKELDSIWLHSFIGPLDFVEGSSKPLYHDCKGSKKQFTTPLELFYNRRLDLYVIQQRSPVIAGYENQFFKEVIIPLIKSYGIESVIVLDSAGALDPSVPFSNANYQHQYATAKCQLESLDNITLQFQTRLSIQDDEHSIVNQVFHFDTASFQQNFSADQPVFKLFHHLLYQSDLNLKSITYLSKVVHEGDNSWDAFQICEKLAELIQDLIQGRLTAPVSWKGVYGARPIASGFDQGIYS; this is encoded by the coding sequence ATGTCTACTCTATTGCTTCCTTTAGTTTCCACAGGTAACGTTTCCCAATTATGCGTCGATTTGGTACTACATTCAGAAAGTGACGAATTCACATTTGTCAAAGAGCTTGATTCAATTTGGCTTCACTCCTTTATTGGACCGTTGGATTTCGTGGAAGGTAGCTCAAAACCTTTGTACCATGATTGTAAAGGGTCTAAGAAACAATTTACTACTCCGTTAGAGTTATTCTATAACAGAAGATTGGATTTGTATGTTATTCAGCAGAGATCACCAGTCATTGCCGGGTACGAGAACCAGTTCTTTAAAGAGGTTATAATACCACTGATCAAGTCGTACGGCATTGAATCTGTCATTGTGTTGGATTCTGCAGGAGCTCTGGACCCCAGTGTACCATTTTCGAATGCGAACTATCAACATCAATATGCCACAGCCAAATGTCAATTGGAATCCCTTGATAATATCACATTACAATTCCAGACCAGATTGTCGATACAGGACGATGAACACTCTATAGTGAATCAAGTGTTCCATTTTGATACGGCCAGTTTCCAGCAGAATTTTTCTGCCGATCAACCGGTGTTCAAGTTATTCCATCATTTGTTGTATCAGTCCGATTTGAACCTCAAATCAATTACTTATCTCAGCAAAGTGGTTCATGAAGGAGATAACTCTTGGGATGCCTTCCAAATATGCGAAAAGTTGGCAGAGTTGATCCAAGACTTAATCCAGGGACGGTTGACTGCTCCTGTATCTTGGAAAGGCGTTTACGGTGCGAGACCCATTGCTTCAGGATTTGACCAAGGTATTTATAGCTGA
- the EAP1 gene encoding Eap1p (weakly similar to uniprot|P36041 Saccharomyces cerevisiae YKL204W EAP1 eIF4E-associated protein): MSDTAEENGLTRFLMKVKENLDTSQSEAQTETEPIEFKYTFDYKPEFSSGKVVYSRNELLAIREQVAEEDVTNLASELPNKKFWRLPVPGSNVGGRKGSNTRGNHDDKFGGKDRGAQSGSRNARNNRNSKRQGGKKAGKESNEEYIALEEQMESTGNPMADFENWRNKMKELERQKRGLDSDAGKDSDSPAGLPAQSFSSISDFFNLKPDDQKSAPLEELEPADSSEDVSKQTFEKQDRDSQDVQHGSQGQGISKSNSSRFSSFFQGGNSPDASDNRPIAKPPSQSSEDSRPAAGSRLLSLFNTDSPSSDSVVQHQQPEKPMVNNPPGLTQQSSTTSLSSVASSNHSQPHSGPRAAKDNDVNGSVFLKSLMTKGSENMMQQPLVSAPPGLSQNQSQIPNITQQQQQQQQQQQHQQQQQQQQQQHIQRPHQQQQQQPQQRKLQQIHQQHSQHAHPAQQQQHGKPPQNIAQSGAPMQAPPGFPVGMPPHMMAPPMGMPPQHFQGGYAMPPPPPPGMGQPRIMSNGKGFPEHLGNPQQQPPSAPKQPASKVGPQGQVPSQGHPQSHPQQPYMMSGMPMNFNGQNVPIPAQGIPPNAFPYGHPMMALQFQQQQQQQQQQQYPQQQQHPQQPRQTNPRQ; the protein is encoded by the coding sequence ATGTCCGACACAGCAGAAGAGAATGGCCTTACGAGGTTTCTTATGAAGGTGAAGGAAAATCTGGATACCAGCCAGTCAGAAGCTCAAACTGAGACCGAACCCATTGAATTTAAGTACACTTTTGATTATAAGCCTGAATTCAGCAGTGGCAAGGTGGTCTATTCACGGAACGAATTGCTTGCTATTCGCGAGCAAGTTGCAGAGGAAGACGTGACCAATCTAGCTTCTGAATTGCCTAACAAGAAGTTTTGGAGATTACCCGTTCCAGGATCCAACGTCGGTGGTAGGAAGGGATCCAACACCAGAGGTAACCATGATGATAAGTTTGGCGGAAAGGACAGAGGTGCCCAGAGTGGTAGCAGAAATGCCAGGAACAATAGAAATAGCAAGCGTCAAGGTGGTAAAAAGGCTGGGAAGGAGAGCAACGAAGAATACATTGCTTTGGAAGAACAGATGGAATCTACAGGGAATCCAATGGCAGATTTTGAGAATTggagaaacaaaatgaagGAACTGGAGCGTCAAAAAAGAGGGTTGGACTCTGATGCGGGCAAAGATTCGGATTCTCCTGCAGGATTGCCAGCTCAAAGTTTCAGCTCCATATccgatttcttcaatttaaAGCCGGATGACCAAAAGAGTGCTCCATTGGAAGAGCTTGAGCCAGCGGACTCGTCGGAAGACGTTTCGAAAcaaacatttgaaaaacaAGATAGAGATTCCCAAGATGTTCAACACGGCAGTCAAGGCCAAGGCATAAGCAAGAGCAATTCTTCCAGATTCTCCTCGTTCTTCCAAGGTGGTAATTCTCCGGATGCCAGTGATAACCGTCCTATCGCGAAGCCTCCAAGTCAATCTTCGGAAGATAGCAGACCAGCTGCGGGATCCAGGCTACTCTCTCTATTCAATACTGACTCACCATCTTCAGATTCGGTAGTTCAACACCAACAACCTGAAAAGCCCATGGTAAACAATCCACCTGGTCTTACTCAACAGTCTTCTACCACATCATTGTCGTCGGTCGCTTCTTCGAATCATTCCCAACCTCACTCAGGTCCTCGTGCTGCGAAAGATAATGATGTCAATGGCAGCGTGTttttgaagagtttaaTGACTAAAGGCAGTGAAAATATGATGCAACAGCCCTTAGTCTCTGCCCCTCCGGGCCTTTCCCAAAATCAATCTCAGATACCTAACATCAcacagcagcagcagcagcagcagcagcagcagcagcatcagcaacagcaacaacagcaacaacagcaacacATTCAGCGCCCacatcaacagcagcagcagcaaccTCAACAACGcaaacttcaacaaattcatcaacaacacAGCCAGCATGCTCATCCTGctcagcagcagcaacatGGTAAACCACCACAAAACATTGCTCAATCAGGTGCTCCAATGCAGGCACCTCCAGGATTCCCAGTTGGGATGCCACCACATATGATGGCCCCTCCTATGGGAATGCCTCCACAGCACTTCCAAGGTGGCTATGCTATGCCTCCTCCACCGCCACCTGGAATGGGACAGCCACGTATAATGAGCAACGGTAAAGGATTCCCCGAACACTTGGGTAACCCACAACAGCAGCCTCCTAGCGCTCCAAAACAGCCAGCAAGTAAAGTTGGTCCGCAAGGTCAAGTTCCTTCACAAGGCCATCCTCAATCCCACCCACAACAACCTTATATGATGTCAGGTATGCCAATGAACTTCAATGGGCAAAATGTTCCAATTCCAGCTCAAGGTATCCCACCAAATGCATTCCCATATGGCCATCCAATGATGGCTCTACagtttcaacaacaacaacagcagcagcagcaacaacaatacccgcagcaacaacaacaccCGCAGCAACCGCGCCAAACAAATCCGCGCCAATAA
- the LIA1 gene encoding deoxyhypusine monooxygenase (highly similar to uniprot|P47120 Saccharomyces cerevisiae YJR070C LIA1 Protein that binds to the C-terminal domain of Hyp2p (eIF5A) has four to five HEAT-like repeats): protein MSTNFEKHFEVDVDNCSLEQLRDILVNNSGKAPLANRFRALFNLKGHAEEFASKPEDALKATQYLAEAFGDESELLKHEVAYVLGQTKNMAGAPLLRDVLADDKQQCMVRHEAAEALGALNDVDSLDILEKYFKEDPLLEIRQTCELAIDRIKWETSEEGRREALQESLYSSIDPAPPFSLEKDYKIQELKDILNDQNRPLFERYRAMFRLRDIGNDEACLALASGFDDPSALFKHEIAYVFGQICNPVVVPHLKEVLARPEEAPMVRHEAAEALGSIATDDVLPVLKEHLKDSDSVVRESAIVALDMYEYENSNDLEYAPV, encoded by the coding sequence ATGTCTACTAATTTCGAGAAACATTTCGAGGTCGATGTCGACAACTGTTCTTTGGAACAGTTGAGAGACATCTTGGTAAACAATTCTGGTAAAGCTCCTTTGGCAAACAGGTTCAGAGCTTTATTCAACTTGAAGGGTCATGCCGAGGAATTTGCCTCGAAACCAGAGGATGCTTTAAAGGCTACTCAGTACCTCGCAGAAGCGTTCGGGGACGAAAGTGAATTGTTGAAGCATGAGGTCGCATACGTGTTAGGTCAAACGAAAAACATGGCCGGTGCTCCATTGCTCAGGGATGTGCTTGCTGATGACAAACAACAGTGTATGGTAAGACACGAGGCAGCCGAGGCATTGGGTGCTTTGAACGATGTTGACTCGTTGGATATCCTagaaaaatatttcaaagaagaccCACTGTTGGAGATCAGACAAACGTGTGAGCTTGCCATTGATAGAATCAAGTGGGAAACCAGTGAAGAAGGCAGAAGAGAGGCTTTACAAGAATCTTTGTACTCTTCTATCGACCCAGCGCCACCATTTTCCCTGGAGAAAGACTACAAGATCCAAGAGTTgaaagatattttgaacGATCAAAACCGCCCGTTGTTCGAGCGTTACAGAGCCATGTTCCGTTTGAGAGACATCGGTAACGACGAGGCATGTTTAGCATTGGCATCTGGGTTCGATGACCCATCTGCTCTTTTCAAGCACGAAATCGCATATGTGTTTGGTCAAATCTGTAACCCAGTGGTGGTACCTCATCTCAAGGAAGTTTTGGCACGTCCGGAAGAAGCCCCAATGGTCAGACACGAAGCTGCCGAGGCACTAGGATCCATCGCTACGGATGATGTCTTGCCCGTATTGAAGGAGCACTTGAAGGATTCCGATTCTGTCGTGAGAGAATCTGCCATTGTCGCTTTGGACATGTACGAATATGAAAACAGTAACGATTTGGAATACGCTCCAGTATAA
- the NPA3 gene encoding GTPase NPA3 (highly similar to uniprot|P47122 Saccharomyces cerevisiae YJR072C NPA3 Cytoplasmic protein required for cell viability identified by association with pre-ribosomal particles): protein MSGKDREYKSKGSGFRTTKYCRSEGTRVDYKLQIQTGSYAMPLKTIICIGMAGAGKTTFMQRLNSHLHAAKEPPYVINLDPAVLNVPYGANIDIRDSIKYKKVMENYELGPNGAIVTSLNLFSTKIDQVLKLVENKQDKYEHCIIDTPGQIECFVWSASGQIITESFASTFPTVIAYIVDTPRNTSPTTFMSNMLYACSILYKTKLPLIVVFNKSDVQNCDFAKEWMTDFEAFQTALRDDQESNGQTGLGSGYMGSLVNSMSLMLEEFYSQLDVCSVSSFTGDGFDEFLNVVDSKVEEYEQYYKAERERIIKEKAEKEKQRKEKSLEHLMTDLGLKDQAKAKKSSEGDADQHDDSADVISDIEEGENDGLIEPDEEEEDVGRSTEREYTFAGDERLSGEVNDSKAPDLQQRYEDAFAKVAKNASSQTAENIARYIRQ from the coding sequence ATGAGTGGTAAAGATAGAGAATACAAGAGCAAGGGATCAGGGTTCAGAACTACCAAGTACTGTAGATCTGAAGGAACTCGAGTTGATTATAAACTACAAATACAAACAGGAAGTTACGCGATGCCTTTGAAAACGATTATCTGTATTGGTATGGCTGGTGCCGGGAAAACCACTTTCATGCAAAGATTGAACTCCCATCTTCATGCAGCTAAGGAGCCACCATATGTGATTAATTTGGATCCAGCGGTGTTGAATGTTCCATACGGTGCGAATATAGATATCCGTGATTCCATCAAGTACAAAAAAGTGATGGAGAATTATGAGTTGGGACCTAACGGTGCTATTGTAACAAGTCTAAACTTGTTCAGTACGAAGATCGATCAAGTGCTCAAACTAGTGGAGAATAAACAAGACAAATACGAGCATTGTATCATTGACACACCGGGCCAGATTGAATGTTTTGTGTGGAGCGCTTCAGGTCAAATTATTACTGAATCCTTTGCTTCAACTTTCCCTACTGTTATTGCCTATATCGTTGACACACCAAGAAACACCTCGCCAACAACGTTCATGAGTAACATGTTATATGCCTGTTCAATATTGTACAAGACTAAGCTACCATTGATTGTGGTTTTCAACAAGAGCGATGTCCAAAACTGCGACTTTGCTAAAGAATGGATGACGGATTTCGAAGCTTTCCAAACTGCACTAAGAGATGATCAGGAAAGCAATGGCCAAACTGGATTGGGCTCAGGATACATGGGATCTCTTGTTAACTCAATGTCCTTAATGTTAGAGGAATTTTATTCCCAATTAGACGTGTGTAGCGTTTCTAGTTTCACTGGTGACGGGTTTGATGAGTTCCTAAACGTTGTGGATAGTAAAGTGGAGGAGTACGAACAATATTACAAGGCGGAGAGGGAGAGAATAATCAAGGAGAAAGCAGAGAAGGAGAAGCAAAGGAAAGAGAAGTCTTTGGAACATTTGATGACTGACCTTGGGCTCAAAGATCAAGCAAAAGCTAAGAAATCATCAGAGGGAGATGCCGATCAACATGATGATAGTGCGGATGTCATTAGCGATATAGAAGAAGGCGAGAACGATGGATTGATAGAGccagatgaagaagaagaagatgttggGAGGAGTACTGAGAGAGAATATACGTTTGCTGGAGATGAAAGGTTGAGTGGTGAAGTTAACGATTCGAAAGCACCGGACTTACAACAAAGGTACGAAGACGCCTTCGCCAAAGTTGCTAAGAACGCCAGTAGTCAAACCGCAGAGAACATTGCACGTTATATAAGACAATGA
- the LOS1 gene encoding Ran GTPase-binding protein LOS1 (similar to uniprot|P33418 Saccharomyces cerevisiae YKL205W LOS1 Nuclear pore protein involved in nuclear export of pre-tRNA) has translation MSHIQQAVDIANSSTAGNDLKKQALDFLQQLKSSEDAVQVFSQYLQDPVASDVGRFFALQVLSEQALELPANHEKLYALQQSALQFLRTQLENSSSDGARVSGVGQGSKGVKSTPPEFVRNKVAELFAHLFYNMYGEVNNNMWSSFFVDLIQLVGIASLRDSKSTGVEFNAIGLDLFFRICASINTEIGDQAFVRSKEVQLKNNELKDYMRVQDVELLSNIWFSALLNCQQLPVLASLVLQCVGSYISWIDINLIVQQSYIGTIYEYLKFPQTKLACGQCLCEIISKKMKPADKLQLLSMLNLTDRVVATGSAEDLDVLEQMAKLTNGVALELSMVMDQCNDSQELQSVSSAADEQIINVVSPLVLKFMAHEYDSVTQQCFSFVTNYLAVMKKLFALGGKPGSAVAVNSKRIPIDPAHLNFLKSLGTVCVLKMKIDDSCDSIDDNEEIDEFVENIRSKLKTFQDSIAVINPELYFDIISDNIEQSITEQQDWRVLELAIYQLHNFAESIRNNLFGVNKTEISTSKPAQLMEKYMTTLLNHPTLFQMNNPLVQISFFELVVRHNNFIQVENKDLTLLNIFCTPFSMFSGNERVRLRTWYLFTRLIKTSKPKLSTDFLSMLLSKISPLLSIKASPLAQELDTIFDSQLYLFEGTGVLIGANVNNEYEILDGVLTPLFADLEQCISAQVKNPQVVLQTHHILMAIGTVARGVHSGLVPDNQVNNAKVSERVICKSLIEKFSNIAEVILVTFSYFNKFETIRDAARFSFSRLIPILNNQIIPFASRLISIFLNSDLKPLEMGDFIGFLGQMIHMFKDDDNCYQLFNNLFTPVVEKVFTLETQLEQESSTSSESKSSNGKNVIVTDSFREKINLKKSYYGLLATFVSNNCTSLLLTESNKNILPRVLTDLLSYTAEEIHETSTMKLSINVLVNFINFFGTGICTDPKDRNAINVNKLDGLNEFFITTSIPLLFEIPFKPEYEFNIQDGGCRVIACDLSRLLKALYNINNSSTNNNINENACVKYLTEIYFPQIQFPQSLVVEFINALGTLDAKQFEKYFVQFITNMKQ, from the coding sequence atgTCACATATCCAGCAGGCGGTCGATATTGCCAATTCTTCTACCGCTGGaaatgatttgaagaaacaagcACTTGATTTTTTACAGCAGCTGAAGAGTTCTGAAGATGCTGTACAGGTGTTTTCACAGTACTTGCAGGATCCAGTGGCTAGTGATGTGGGCAGGTTTTTCGCATTGCAAGTTTTGAGCGAGCAGGCGTTGGAGCTGCCGGCAAATCATGAGAAATTGTATGCGTTGCAGCAAAGTGCGTTGCAGTTTCTGCGAACACAACTTGAGAACAGCAGTAGTGATGGAGCCAGGGTTTCAGGAGTAGGTCAAGGTTCTAAGGGAGTGAAAAGTACGCCGCCAGAATTTGTACGTAATAAGGTGGCAGAGTTGTTTGCTCATTTGTTTTATAACATGTACGGAGAGGTTAATAATAATATGTGGTCGAGTTTCTTTGTGGATTTAATTCAACTAGTTGGAATAGCATCGTTAAGGGATTCTAAGAGTACCGGTGTTGAGTTCAATGCGATTGGATTGGATCTTTTCTTTAGAATATGTGCATCTATCAATACGGAGATCGGTGATCAAGCATTTGTCAGATCGAAAGAGGTGCAACTCAAGAATAACGAGTTGAAGGACTATATGCGTGTTCAGGATGTGGAGTTGTTGAGTAATATTTGGTTTTCTGCACTTTTGAATTGTCAACAGTTGCCCGTACTAGCGTCATTAGTGCTTCAGTGTGTTGGATCGTACATTTCTTGGATCGATATCAACCTCATAGTTCAACAGTCATACATCGGTACTATCtatgaatatttgaaattcCCACAAACGAAGCTTGCATGCGGGCAATGTCTCTGTGAAATCATctcgaagaagatgaaaccTGCGGACAAGTTGCAATTGCTAAGCATGCTCAACTTGACCGATAGAGTAGTGGCGACAGGTTCCGCTGAAGACCTTGACGTTTTGGAACAGATGGCAAAATTGACCAATGGTGTTGCTCTTGAGTTATCCATGGTTATGGATCAATGTAATGACTCACAAGAGTTACAGTCAGTTTCATCTGCGGCAGATGAACAAATCATTAACGTTGTGTCACCACTGGTCTTGAAATTTATGGCCCATGAATACGATTCTGTCACTCAACAGTGTTTCTCATTCGTTACCAACTATCTAGCTGTTATGAAAAAGCTTTTCGCTCTCGGTGGGAAACCGGGTAGTGCCGTTGCAGTGAATTCGAAGAGAATCCCTATTGATCCAGCTCATTTGAATTTCCTCAAATCGCTAGGTACCGTATGTGTgctgaaaatgaagattGACGATTCATGTGATAGCATTGACGATAACGAAGAgattgatgaatttgttgaaaatataCGATCAAAGCTAAAGACTTTCCAGGATTCCATCGCAGTGATCAATCCAGAATTATACTTTGACATTATCTCCGATAATATTGAACAGTCAATTACCGAACAGCAGGATTGGAGAGTGTTGGAATTAGCTATTTACCAGCTTCACAATTTCGCCGAATCCATAAGAAATAACCTTTTCGGAGTCAATAAGACAGAAATATCCACCTCGAAACCTGCTCAATTAATGGAAAAGTATATGACAACATTGTTGAATCATCCAACGTTATTCCAGATGAACAACCCATTAGTTCAGATCTCATTCTTTGAACTTGTTGTAAGACATAATAACTTCATTCAAGTAGAAAACAAAGACTTAACTTTGCTTAATATCTTTTGTACTCCTTTCAGTATGTTCAGTGGTAACGAACGTGTCAGGTTGAGAACATGGTATTTATTTACAAGGTTGATCAAAACCTCAAAGCCAAAATTATCCACCGATTTTTTGTCAATGCTTTTGTCCAAAATTTCTCCACTTCTTTCCATAAAGGCAAGTCCTTTGGCACAAGAACTGGATACTATTTTCGATAGCCAACTGTACCTTTTCGAGGGAACTGGTGTACTAATTGGAGCTAACGTTAACAATGAGTATGAAATTCTAGATGGTGTTTTAACACCTTTATTCGCGGATCTCGAACAATGTATTTCGGCTCAGGTGAAAAACCCACAAGTTGTATTGCAAACTCATCATATTTTAATGGCTATCGGTACTGTGGCTCGTGGTGTACATAGCGGACTAGTTCCTGATAATCAAGTCAATAATGCCAAGGTCAGTGAGAGAGTTATTTGTAAGAGCTTGATTGAgaaattttccaatattgCCGAGGTCATCTTGGTTACGTTTTCTTATTTTAacaaatttgaaaccatAAGAGATGCAGCCAgattctctttctctaGATTAATCCCTATCCTAAACAATCAAATCATACCATTTGCAAGCAGATTGATCTCAATCTTTTTAAACTCCGATTTGAAACCTTTGGAAATGGGTGATTTCATAGGATTTTTGGGTCAGATGATTCACATGTTTAAAGATGACGATAACTGTTATCagcttttcaataatttgTTCACCCCTGTTGTGGAGAAAGTTTTCACTTTGGAAACacaattggaacaagaatCATCTACATCCTCAGAATCCAAATCCTCTAACGGTAAGAATGTCATTGTAACGGATTCCTTCagagaaaagatcaatttgaaaaaatcgTACTATGGATTGTTGGCTACTTTTGTCTCAAATAACTGTACTTCTCTTCTACTCACAGAGAGCAATAAAAACATATTACCAAGGGTGCTCACCGATTTGTTAAGCTACActgcagaagaaattcaCGAGACGTCTACCATGAAACTGTCAATTAACGTCCttgtcaatttcatcaactttttcGGTACTGGCATCTGCACGGACCCAAAGGATAGAAACGCTATCAACGTAAACAAACTCGATGGGTTAAACGAGTTTTTCATTACCACCAGTATCCCGCTACTATTTGAAATTCCCTTCAAACCTGAATACGAATTCAATATCCAAGATGGTGGCTGCAGAGTTATCGCATGTGATCTCTCCAGATTACTCAAAGCTCTCTACAACATCAATAATTCTTCAAccaataataatatcaacGAAAATGCATGCGTCAAATATTTGACCGAAATCTACTTCCCCCAAATTCAGTTCCCACAATCATTAGTTgttgaattcatcaatgCCTTAGGAACTTTGGATGCAAAACAATTCGAAAAGTATTTTGTACAGTTCATTACAAACATGAAGcaataa